TCGTAGGCGGCGATGCTGGCGGTGTTGATGATCACACCGCGCTCGCCATCGGTACCGGCCTCGTTGTGCTGCATGCGGTTGGCCGCGGCCTTGGCGACATTGAAGCTGCCGACCAGGTTGACCATCACCGTGCCCTGGAAGCCAGCCAGCGGCATCGGGCCTTCCTTGCCCAGCACGCGGCCGGCGCCGAGGATGCCGGCGCAGTTCATCGCCACGTTCAGGCCGCCGAGGAAATCGTGGGCCTGGTCGATGGCCGCAGCCACGGCCGCCTCATCGCTGACGTTGACGTTGAAATAGCGGGTCTTGTCGGCACCCAGCCCGGCAACGGCAGCTGCGCCCTTGTCGTCGTTGAGGTCGAACAGGGCCACCTTGCCGCCCTGGGCGACGAGGTGCTGAGCCACGGCCAGGCCGAGGCCGGAGACGCCGCCAGTGATCACGGCACGTACGGAAGACAGCTGCATTGAACGGTCCTGCAGGTTCGAGAACCGCCGATTCTAACGGAAGCCGCGACCGTCGCTGTTGTGCACTGCGCCGCCGGTGCGGGACGGCGCAGCGCGGCGATCAGCCGGCGGCCAGCGCCTGCCCGGTGCGGCTGGCGGTGGCGCGGCCAAGCAGGCCGGCCAGCCAGCGGCCGGTCTCGGCCAGTGCTGGCAGGTCCACGCCGCTGTCCAGGCCCAGGCCCTGCAACAGATAGACCACGTCTTCGCTGGCGACGTTGCCGCTGGCGCCCTTTGCGTACGGGCAGCCACCGGCGCCGGACACGGCGCTGTCGACCACGCGCACGCCTTCCTCCAGGCAGGTGGCGATGTTGGCGATGGCCTGGCCATAGGTATCGTGGAAGTGCACGGCCAGCGCTTCCATCGGTATCTCGGCGGCCACCGCCTGCAGCATCGCCCGTGCCTTGCGCGGGGTGCCGACGCCGATGGTGTCGCCCAGCGAAATTTCATAACAGCCCATCTGGTGCAGGGCGCGCGCCACCCGCACCACGTCGGCCAGCGGCACCTCGCCCTGGTAGGGGCAGCCGAGCACGGTGGAGACGTAGCCGCGCACGCGTACACCATCGGCGGCAGCACGGCGCAGGATCGGCTCGAACCGGGCCAGCGATTCGTCGATGCCGGCATTGGTGTTGGTACGGTTGAACGCCTCGGAGGCGGCGGTGAACACCGCCACTTCCTCCACGCCCACCGCACGGGCGCGGTCGTAGCCCTGTTCGTTCGGCACCAGTACCGGATAGTGGATACCCGGCCGGCGCTGGATGCCGGCGTAGACCTCGGCGGCGTCGGCCAGCTGCGGAATCCACTTCGGGCTGACGAAGCTGGTCGCCTCGATGCTGCGCAGGCCGGTGGCCGACAGGCGGTTGATCAGTTCGATCTTGTCGGTGGTGGATACCGACTGCTTTTCGTTCTGCAGGCCGTCCCGCGGGCCGACCTCGACGATGCGGACGTAATCGCTCATGCGGCCTCCCCGGCGGTGG
The sequence above is a segment of the Stenotrophomonas maltophilia genome. Coding sequences within it:
- a CDS encoding SDR family oxidoreductase → MQLSSVRAVITGGVSGLGLAVAQHLVAQGGKVALFDLNDDKGAAAVAGLGADKTRYFNVNVSDEAAVAAAIDQAHDFLGGLNVAMNCAGILGAGRVLGKEGPMPLAGFQGTVMVNLVGSFNVAKAAANRMQHNEAGTDGERGVIINTASIAAYEGQIGQAAYAASKGGVVSMTLPMARELSRFGIRVNTIAPGVFWTPMVDGMPETVQQSLAASIPFPSRLGKPEDFANLVGFILGNTYLNGETIRLDGATRLAPK
- a CDS encoding hydroxymethylglutaryl-CoA lyase, producing MSDYVRIVEVGPRDGLQNEKQSVSTTDKIELINRLSATGLRSIEATSFVSPKWIPQLADAAEVYAGIQRRPGIHYPVLVPNEQGYDRARAVGVEEVAVFTAASEAFNRTNTNAGIDESLARFEPILRRAAADGVRVRGYVSTVLGCPYQGEVPLADVVRVARALHQMGCYEISLGDTIGVGTPRKARAMLQAVAAEIPMEALAVHFHDTYGQAIANIATCLEEGVRVVDSAVSGAGGCPYAKGASGNVASEDVVYLLQGLGLDSGVDLPALAETGRWLAGLLGRATASRTGQALAAG